The Lysobacter gummosus sequence ACCACGACGCGCAGCGGGCCGAGATATCCGCAGGTTCGACGCGGCCGGACAGTTGCGCCGGGCACGACGCAGCGCCGGACGCGGTCGATCGCAGCCGCGGCGATTCACGCGGCCACTAGCGGCGCGCCGATGCAGGACGATCACGCTGGATTCCCGCGAACCCAGCGCGATCGCAACCGGTCGCCTCAAGGCGCGGGAATCGGGTCCAGCGGATTGCCCGGCGCGATGTTCGCGCAGTTCTGCGGCGCGGCGCGACCGGCGAAACGGTCGTTGACCCACACCAGCGTCTCGGGAATCCATGCCGCGGCGGCGCCGACATGGCTCAGCAGTTCGCTCTGGCCGTACTGCACCTTGACGCCGCGCGCACAGTAGTCGCGAGCCAGCGTGCGCACGTCGCCGGCGATCATGACGCCGTCGCCGCGGCCGATGCCCGGCTTGTTGCCGAGGGTTCCCTCGAGTTCGCCGCCGGCGCCCTGGCGGATCAGCAACGGCGCCGACGGCGTGCCGCCCGTGCCCATGATCAAGTCGTTCGCCAGTTCCACGAACACCGGGATGCGCTCTGGCGTGGCGTATTCGGGCTTGGCGATCGAGGCCCAGGTCAGTCCCGGGTATTGCGCCAGCACGTTGATGATCGAGGCCTTCTGCAAGCGTTCGCTGAGCTGTTTGCCGTAGTCGTTGAGGTAGGGCGTGAGATCGACCTGGAACGAACGCGACACGCCGACGATGGCCATCGGCATGATCCCCGCCCACACTGCGCTGCCGTCGACGTAATGCAGGTTGTGCGCCGGATGCACCAGCACCCCGCCCATCGACGAGCCAACGATGCGCCGGTCGATGTCGGGCGCGTAGGACGGCGCCAGCTCGGCCGCCCACTCGGTGGCGATCGCGCCGCCGGAGTAACCGACCAGCGCGACCTTGGTGTCGCCGGCCAGGCCTACCGCGGGCGAATTGAAGGTGGCGCGCACCGAGTCCAACGTGTTCATGCCGTACTCGCGCCCGGCGGCGAAATTCGCGCGCTGGCCCTGGGTGTCGGAGATCACGATGCTGTAGCCCTGCGACAGGAACGGCGCGATCAGCGCCGTCTCGACATTCAGAATCAACCCGCCCAGGGTCAATCCGCCGGAGATCGCATACGACGGCTCGTCGTCGGGATTGAGCGAGTCGTAGAAGGATTGGTACGAAATCAGTTTCTGCCGGCCGAGCGCGAACACCGGCTGGATCACCGAGGTGACGTTGACGGTCGGCTGCCCGAGTTGTCCGGTCGAGCGATACAACAGCTGCGTGGTCTTGATCGGCAGCGCGAAACCGACCACGTGGTACGGAACGGTGCGCGTCTTCAACACCGTGCCGGGCGCGATGTTCTCCAGCGGCGTGTCGCCGGTGTACTGATAGAACGGATCGTCGCCCGGCGCCAGCCTGGCTTGCGCCGAACCGGCCGCGCCCGCGATCGCCAGCGATGCAGCCATCAGGGCGGCGCGGCGGCGGTTCGTGTGTTTCGTCTCGGACATTTCGTGCTCCCGGATTGGGGGTATCGACAGGACGCCGTGCCGGCATCGGCGCGGACGGTAACGCGGCGAAGGTCGCCAGCGCGCGTGGTTCGATCAAGCCGCAATGCACCATGCAGATGAACATGTCTTCGAACGTTCAGCTACGCAGCAGCGCGATCGCGGTGTCGGCGATCGCGGCGATTGCGATGGCTCTTGAGTACAGACGCGGCCGACCGTAAAACCCGAACGCGCAGGGCATGCCGCGAACGCGGAAAGAATCGAATTTCGATTCAGGCAATTCAGCGCGCCCGAACGACGCGCATTGCCATCGCCGCCTCGTTACGGCGATGCGGAGCAATACAGCGCTTTAAATCCCTCGCGCCACGAACGGATCTCGGGTTCCCAACCCAGCTCGCGCCTGGCCTTCGCGTTGGACGCGCCGCGCTGCTCGTTCATGATGTAGACCAGCATGTCGCCGAGCGCGCGCCGAGCGTCGCTTACCGGCAGATGCGCCGGTGGCGGCGCCTGCAGAAGCTCCGCCATGACCGGCAGCCATTCGCTCAGGCGCGCCGGCTCGTCGTCCACGATGTTGTAGATGCCGGGCGCAGCGCCGGTCAGCGCTTGCATCGTCGCCCGCGCGGCGTCGCGCAGGTGAATGAACGAATAGGTTCCGGCGCCCTCGCCGACGATGGGCGCACGGCCTTTTCGCACCGAGCGCGGGATCGAGTTGGCGGGATCGTAATTGGTGCCGGGCCCATAGAACCAGCCGTAACGCAGCACCACGCCTTCGATGCCGTCGGTGTTCAGCGTCAGCCGTTCCATCTGTTCGACGGCTTGCACCAGCGGCAGGACCGCCTCGGGCGCGTCGAGGTACAAGGGCGTACTTTCGTCGCTGAGGCCTGTGCCGCGCGGCGAGCAGACGAAAGAGATGCTTTGCGTGATCAAACGCG is a genomic window containing:
- a CDS encoding NAD-dependent epimerase/dehydratase family protein codes for the protein MEVFIAGGSGAIGRCLVPMLVAQGHRVTAMTRSPDNASALRAMGADAVIADVFDAAKLIDVVTQVKPRIVIHQLTAFGETQADPLAQTIRVRGEGTRNLVEAARAAGAARLITQSISFVCSPRGTGLSDESTPLYLDAPEAVLPLVQAVEQMERLTLNTDGIEGVVLRYGWFYGPGTNYDPANSIPRSVRKGRAPIVGEGAGTYSFIHLRDAARATMQALTGAAPGIYNIVDDEPARLSEWLPVMAELLQAPPPAHLPVSDARRALGDMLVYIMNEQRGASNAKARRELGWEPEIRSWREGFKALYCSASP
- a CDS encoding lipase family protein — protein: MSETKHTNRRRAALMAASLAIAGAAGSAQARLAPGDDPFYQYTGDTPLENIAPGTVLKTRTVPYHVVGFALPIKTTQLLYRSTGQLGQPTVNVTSVIQPVFALGRQKLISYQSFYDSLNPDDEPSYAISGGLTLGGLILNVETALIAPFLSQGYSIVISDTQGQRANFAAGREYGMNTLDSVRATFNSPAVGLAGDTKVALVGYSGGAIATEWAAELAPSYAPDIDRRIVGSSMGGVLVHPAHNLHYVDGSAVWAGIMPMAIVGVSRSFQVDLTPYLNDYGKQLSERLQKASIINVLAQYPGLTWASIAKPEYATPERIPVFVELANDLIMGTGGTPSAPLLIRQGAGGELEGTLGNKPGIGRGDGVMIAGDVRTLARDYCARGVKVQYGQSELLSHVGAAAAWIPETLVWVNDRFAGRAAPQNCANIAPGNPLDPIPAP